From a single Bradyrhizobium sediminis genomic region:
- a CDS encoding MMPL family transporter, producing the protein MLTRIVVSIVKACTRFALPTVLIALILAIAAGFYTARNFAINTDINTLISPNLDWRKRDNQFGEAFDRERTILAVVEAPTPELTSTAAAALARKLVGDTRHFESVQQLGSGEFFEKNGLLFLSVEEVGRLTGQFSSAAPLIEIMAGDPSIRGLTGALETGLAGVKRGQFKLDSTERPFNLIAQTVENVLNKGAATFSWRELVSDKPLTDSDRRAFIEFKPILDFNALEPGKAATDAIRQAASELNLAGGFDARIRLTGPVPIANEEFSTVQDGAIVNGIGTVLVVLVILWMALHSSKIIFAVFLNLFIGLSITTAVGLMMVGSLNLLSIAFAVLFVGLGVDFGIQFSVRYRSERFKNDDLALALERAAERSAVPLSLAAMATAAGFLCFLPTDYKGISELGKIAGVGMLAAFLTSITVLPALLKLLNPPGESEPVGYAFLAPVDEFLEKHRVGIIAGTLLVAVAGLPFLYFMKFDFNPINLRNSQVESIATFLDLRKDPNTGANAVNVMTNSEADAKKIEARLEKVPEVLRVMSLDSFVPGGQPAKLKLIAQGARVLEPALNPESIDAPPSDQENVEALKGSAESLRKAAGDAKGPGAVASRRLADALSKLAESDGATRDKAEAVFVTPLKVVLDQLKNSLQAAPVSLKTLPANLVAAWKTKDGLMRVEALPRGDPNDNDTLRKFAGAVLEAEPNAIGGPVSILKSGDTVVKAFIHAGIWALVVISVLLWLALRRVTDVLLTLVPLLVAGAVTLEICVLIGLPLNFANIVALPLLLGVGVAFKIYYVTAWRSGRTNLLQTSLTRAIFFSALTTATAFGSLWLSSHPGTASMGKLLALSLVTTLAAVLLFQPALMGKPRDIGE; encoded by the coding sequence GTGCTGACAAGAATTGTTGTCTCGATTGTTAAGGCTTGCACGCGGTTCGCCCTCCCAACTGTCCTGATCGCACTCATCCTGGCGATCGCGGCGGGCTTCTACACCGCCCGGAACTTCGCCATCAACACCGACATCAACACCCTGATTTCGCCCAATCTGGACTGGCGCAAGCGCGACAATCAATTCGGCGAGGCGTTCGATCGGGAAAGGACCATCCTGGCCGTGGTGGAGGCGCCGACGCCCGAACTGACCAGCACCGCGGCCGCGGCGCTCGCGCGCAAGCTCGTTGGCGACACCAGGCATTTCGAATCCGTCCAGCAACTCGGGTCGGGGGAATTCTTCGAGAAGAACGGCTTGCTGTTCCTCTCCGTCGAGGAGGTCGGCAGGCTGACCGGCCAGTTCTCGTCCGCCGCCCCGCTGATCGAGATCATGGCCGGCGACCCCAGCATTCGCGGCCTGACCGGCGCGCTGGAGACCGGCCTTGCCGGCGTCAAGCGCGGCCAGTTCAAGCTCGATAGCACCGAGCGGCCGTTCAACCTGATCGCCCAGACGGTCGAGAATGTGCTGAACAAGGGGGCTGCCACCTTCTCCTGGCGCGAACTCGTCAGCGACAAGCCGTTGACCGATTCCGACCGGCGCGCCTTCATCGAATTCAAGCCGATCCTCGATTTCAATGCGCTGGAGCCCGGCAAGGCGGCGACCGATGCAATCCGGCAGGCGGCCTCCGAGCTCAACCTGGCCGGCGGATTTGACGCCCGAATCCGATTGACCGGGCCGGTTCCGATCGCCAACGAGGAGTTCTCGACCGTTCAGGACGGTGCGATCGTCAACGGCATCGGCACCGTCCTGGTCGTGCTGGTCATCCTCTGGATGGCGCTGCATTCGTCGAAGATCATCTTTGCCGTGTTCCTCAACCTCTTCATCGGGCTTTCGATCACCACGGCGGTGGGCCTGATGATGGTCGGTTCGCTGAACCTGCTCTCGATCGCCTTTGCCGTGCTGTTCGTCGGACTGGGCGTGGATTTCGGCATCCAGTTCAGCGTCCGCTACCGTTCGGAGCGTTTCAAGAACGACGATCTGGCGCTGGCGCTGGAGAGGGCGGCCGAACGCTCGGCGGTGCCGCTCTCGCTCGCCGCGATGGCGACGGCGGCCGGCTTCCTGTGTTTTCTGCCGACCGACTACAAGGGCATTTCCGAGCTCGGCAAGATCGCCGGCGTGGGCATGCTGGCGGCTTTCCTGACCAGCATCACGGTGCTGCCGGCGCTGCTGAAGCTGCTCAATCCGCCCGGCGAAAGCGAGCCGGTCGGCTACGCGTTCCTGGCGCCGGTCGATGAGTTCCTCGAAAAGCACCGCGTCGGGATCATCGCCGGCACGCTGCTGGTCGCGGTGGCCGGCCTGCCGTTCTTGTACTTCATGAAGTTCGACTTCAACCCGATCAACCTGCGCAATTCGCAGGTCGAGTCGATCGCGACCTTTCTGGACCTGAGAAAGGACCCGAACACCGGCGCCAACGCCGTCAACGTGATGACGAATTCCGAGGCCGACGCCAAGAAGATAGAGGCGAGACTTGAGAAAGTACCTGAAGTGCTTCGCGTGATGTCGCTGGACAGTTTTGTGCCCGGCGGCCAGCCGGCAAAGCTGAAGCTGATCGCGCAAGGGGCGAGGGTGCTCGAGCCCGCGCTCAATCCGGAGTCGATCGATGCCCCGCCCTCCGACCAGGAGAACGTCGAGGCCTTGAAGGGATCGGCGGAGAGCCTGCGCAAGGCCGCCGGCGACGCCAAGGGCCCGGGGGCGGTAGCCTCGCGCAGGCTCGCCGACGCGCTGTCGAAACTCGCCGAATCGGACGGGGCGACGCGGGACAAGGCCGAGGCCGTTTTCGTGACGCCGCTGAAGGTGGTGCTGGACCAGCTCAAGAACTCGCTGCAGGCGGCGCCGGTCAGCCTGAAGACGCTGCCGGCCAACCTGGTCGCGGCCTGGAAAACCAAGGACGGCCTGATGCGTGTCGAGGCGCTGCCGCGCGGCGATCCCAACGACAACGATACGCTGCGCAAGTTCGCCGGCGCCGTTCTGGAAGCCGAGCCGAATGCGATCGGGGGGCCGGTATCGATCCTCAAGTCCGGCGACACCGTCGTGAAGGCGTTCATTCACGCCGGGATCTGGGCGCTGGTCGTGATCAGCGTCCTGCTCTGGCTGGCGTTGCGGCGGGTCACCGACGTGCTGCTGACGCTGGTTCCGCTGCTGGTGGCGGGGGCGGTGACGCTGGAAATCTGCGTGCTGATCGGGTTGCCGCTCAACTTCGCCAATATCGTCGCGCTGCCGCTGCTGCTCGGCGTCGGCGTCGCGTTCAAGATCTATTACGTCACGGCCTGGCGGTCGGGCAGGACGAATCTGCTGCAGACCAGCCTGACGCGCGCGATCTTCTTCAGCGCGCTGACGACCGCCACGGCGTTCGGAAGCCTGTGGCTATCGAGTCATCCGGGAACCGCGAGCATGGGCAAGCTGCTGGCGCTCTCTCTCGTCACCACGCTCGCCGCGGTGCTGCTGTTCCAGCCGGCGCTAATGGGCAAACCGCGCGATATCGGGGAGTAG
- the hpnH gene encoding adenosyl-hopene transferase HpnH — MAIPFFKEMRIGGYMLKQKLLGRKRYPLVLMLEPLFRCNLECVGCGKIDYPDAILNRRMSAQECWDAADECGAPMVAIPGGEPLIHKEIGEIVRGLVARKKFVSLCTNALLLEKKLDLFEPSPYLFFSVHLDGLKDHHDKAVSQKGVFDRAVSAIKAAKAKGFAVNVNATIFDGHAAEDIAKFLDFTTELGVGVSMSPGYAYERAPDQEHFLNRTKTKKLFRDVFALGKGKKWNFMHSGLFLDFLAGNQDFECTPWGMPARNIFGWQKPCYLLGEGYTKTFKELMETTDWETYGTGKYEKCADCMAHCGYEPTAASAALSSPLKALWVSLRGVKTTGPMAPEISLDKQRPAQYIFSAEVQKRLSEIRRDEAAAAQLKEAQKASTAA; from the coding sequence ATGGCAATACCGTTCTTCAAAGAGATGCGTATCGGCGGCTACATGCTCAAGCAGAAGCTGCTTGGCCGGAAACGCTATCCGCTGGTCTTGATGCTCGAGCCGTTGTTTCGCTGCAACCTCGAATGCGTCGGCTGTGGCAAGATCGACTATCCCGACGCGATCCTCAACCGCCGCATGTCGGCGCAGGAATGCTGGGATGCCGCCGACGAATGCGGCGCGCCGATGGTGGCTATTCCCGGCGGCGAGCCGCTGATCCACAAGGAGATCGGCGAGATCGTCCGTGGCCTCGTGGCGCGCAAGAAATTCGTGTCGTTGTGCACCAATGCGCTGCTCCTGGAGAAGAAGCTCGATCTGTTCGAGCCGTCGCCCTACCTGTTCTTCTCGGTGCATCTCGACGGCCTGAAGGACCACCACGACAAGGCGGTTTCGCAGAAGGGCGTGTTCGATCGCGCGGTCTCGGCGATCAAGGCTGCGAAAGCCAAGGGTTTCGCGGTCAACGTCAATGCCACCATCTTCGACGGCCACGCCGCGGAAGATATCGCCAAATTCCTCGACTTCACCACCGAACTCGGCGTCGGCGTCTCGATGTCGCCGGGCTATGCCTATGAGCGTGCGCCCGACCAGGAGCACTTCCTCAACCGCACCAAGACCAAGAAGCTGTTCCGCGACGTGTTCGCGCTTGGCAAGGGCAAGAAGTGGAACTTCATGCATTCCGGCCTGTTCCTGGATTTCCTGGCCGGCAATCAGGATTTCGAATGCACCCCGTGGGGGATGCCGGCGCGCAACATCTTCGGCTGGCAGAAGCCCTGCTACCTGCTCGGCGAAGGCTACACCAAGACCTTCAAGGAATTGATGGAGACGACCGACTGGGAGACCTACGGCACCGGCAAGTACGAGAAGTGCGCCGATTGCATGGCGCATTGCGGTTACGAGCCGACGGCGGCGAGTGCGGCGCTGAGCAGTCCCCTGAAGGCGCTGTGGGTGTCGCTGCGCGGCGTCAAGACCACCGGTCCGATGGCGCCGGAGATCAGCCTCGATAAGCAGCGTCCGGCGCAGTACATCTTCTCGGCGGAAGTGCAGAAGCGGCTGTCGGAGATCCGCCGCGACGAAGCCGCGGCCGCGCAATTGAAGGAAGCTCAAAAGGCTTCAACCGCCGCCTGA
- the ispH gene encoding 4-hydroxy-3-methylbut-2-enyl diphosphate reductase, protein MEVYLAQPRGFCAGVVRAIEIVERALEKYGPPVYVRHEIVHNKYVVESLKNKGAIFVEDLSEVPPLSVTVFSAHGVARSVEEEAAVRGLPVLNATCPLVTKVHNQGKRYMSKGRVLVLIGHAGHPEVEGTMGQVPGPVTLVQNVDDVAALTLPADTPVAYITQTTLSVDDTKDIISALQARFTDIQGPDIRDICYATQNRQSAVRDLSKLVDVILVVGATNSSNSNRLREIGTEVGVASYLIADGSELNPEWLKDAKAVGITAGASAPEVLVDDVIEALRRIGPVKVSVLPGREENIEFRLPAELTAG, encoded by the coding sequence ATGGAAGTGTATCTTGCGCAACCGCGCGGATTTTGCGCGGGCGTCGTGCGCGCCATCGAGATCGTCGAGCGCGCGCTCGAGAAATACGGCCCACCGGTCTATGTCCGCCACGAGATCGTTCACAACAAATACGTGGTCGAGAGCCTGAAGAACAAGGGCGCCATCTTCGTCGAGGATCTCTCCGAGGTCCCGCCGCTTTCGGTCACGGTGTTCAGCGCCCACGGCGTCGCCCGGAGCGTGGAGGAGGAAGCCGCGGTGCGCGGCCTGCCCGTCCTCAACGCCACCTGCCCGCTGGTGACCAAGGTCCACAACCAGGGCAAGCGCTACATGTCGAAAGGCCGGGTGCTGGTCCTGATCGGCCATGCCGGCCATCCCGAGGTCGAGGGCACCATGGGCCAGGTCCCCGGCCCCGTGACGCTGGTCCAGAACGTCGACGACGTGGCCGCCCTGACCCTGCCGGCGGACACCCCGGTGGCCTACATCACCCAGACCACGCTCAGCGTGGATGACACAAAAGACATCATTTCCGCCCTCCAGGCCCGATTTACGGATATTCAAGGCCCCGACATCCGGGATATCTGCTATGCGACACAGAACCGCCAATCTGCGGTAAGGGACCTGAGCAAGCTCGTGGACGTTATCTTGGTGGTGGGGGCCACTAATAGTTCGAACTCGAACCGGCTTCGCGAAATCGGCACCGAGGTCGGGGTCGCGAGTTATCTGATCGCCGACGGCAGCGAGCTGAACCCCGAATGGCTGAAGGACGCCAAGGCCGTCGGCATCACCGCCGGCGCCTCGGCTCCGGAAGTGCTAGTCGATGACGTGATCGAGGCGTTGCGGCGTATCGGCCCGGTGAAGGTATCCGTGCTTCCGGGCCGCGAAGAAAATATCGAATTCCGGCTTCCGGCCGAACTGACTGCGGGCTGA